One window of Papaver somniferum cultivar HN1 chromosome 9, ASM357369v1, whole genome shotgun sequence genomic DNA carries:
- the LOC113312835 gene encoding uncharacterized protein LOC113312835 translates to MRKLNMKINPAKCIFGVSSGKFLGYIFSEKGIEVDPIKVQAVRYMPCPSTIKDVQKLNGQLAALGRFIVRSSDRCKHFFDVLNKRSKFEWTEECDGTLKSIKDHLANLSILQKPEPGEELLIYLAAISNALNVILLRSDKGIEKPISYISKIFNSAEINYTKIEKLILALVYATQKLRTYFQAHKIKVLTRTQIESVLKHTQRVGRVAKWNAQTKHYVVKYEILSSPKSQVIADFLAEFPLEEEEDEEKMIEIDDEQSDTHDLLKETNTTRWEIFVDGSTNSQGRGIGIVFTSPGVARIVFSFRIEFQSTNNTTEYEALVHALRLAEEMKLEDIRLTSDSQLVISQIKGKHNASDPIMQKYLKVVKQHAMKILKIVWRHIGQKDNWYADALAFISSMTVDPSVEYVFVRLKNPSIEMEEQNEESLKEQSEENIEIENEDMKVMNLEMKKGTKESEEDDWRKPIYEYLERGELPRDRLEANKIKSRSTKYELREGILYRRYFLGPLLRCLSLKECMEILKAIHYGDAVNHSGTKSQAYKAKDMDTSGQGCTRTQGR, encoded by the coding sequence atgagAAAACTCAATATGAAGATAAATCCAGCCAAATGCATATTTGGGGTGTCGTCAGGAAAATTTTTGGGTTACATTTTCTCGGAGAAGGGAATTGAAGTAGATCCTATCAAGGTGCAAGCGGTGCGATATATGCCATGTCCGTCGACAATCAAAGATGTGCAGAAGTTAAATGGTCAGCTCGCGGCATTAGGGAGATTCATCGTGAGATCGTCGGATAGATGCAAACATTTTTTCGATGTACTAAACAAGAGGAGCAAATTCGAGTGGACTGAAGAATGTGATGGGACATTGAAAAGTATAAAAGATCATCTCGCGAATCTCTCCATCCTTCAAAAGCCGGAGCCGGGGGAGGAGCTCCTAATCTACCTAGCGGCAATCTCAAATGCCTTGAACGTGATTCTATTgcgatcagataagggaatcgaAAAGCCAATTTCTTACATCAGTAAAATATTTAACTCAGCAGAAATAAATTATACAAAGATAGAGAAATTGATTCTCGCATTGGTATACGCGACACAAAAGTTGCGAActtattttcaagcacacaaaatcAAAGTACTAACGAGAACCCAAATTGAATCAGTTCTGAAACATACTCAAAGAGTAGGAAGAGTCGCAAAATGGAACGCACAAACAAAACATTACGTAGTAAAATACGAAATCTTATCCTCACCAAAATCTCAAGTCATCGCAGATTTCCTGGCTGAATTCCcgctggaagaagaagaagacgaggaaAAAATGATTGAGATCGACGATGAGCAATCAGATACACATGACCTACTAAAAGAGACTAACACAACAAGATGGGAAATATTCGTGGATGGATCCACGAATAGTCAAGGCAGGGGCATTGGAATAGTCTTCACCTCACCGGGAGTAGCTAGAATAGTATTTTCGTTCAGGATAGAATTTCAATCCACTAATAACACGACAGAATATGAGGCACTGGTACATGCTTTGAGGTTGGCTGAGGAAATGAAGTTAGAAGATATCCGGTTAACGAGTGACTCCCAGCTCGTGATTAGCCAAATAAAAGGAAAGCATAATGCAAGCGACCCTATAATGCAAAAATATTTGAAGGTTGTCAAGCAGCATGCCATGAAGATACTAAAAATAGTATGGCGACATATAGGTCAGAAAGATAATTGGTATGCGGATGCACTCGCATTTATATCATCCATGACAGTGGATCCCAGCGTAGAATACGTGTTCGTGCGATTGAAAAATCCCTCTATCGAGATGGAAGAACAGAACGAAGAAAGCCTGAAAGAGCAGAGCGAAGAAAATATAGAAATAGAGAACGAAGATATGAAAGTTATGAACTTGGAAATGAAAAAGGGGACTAAGGAATCAGAAGAAGACGATTGGCGAAAACCAATCTATGAATATCTGGAAAGGGGTGAACTGCCAAGAGACAGATTAGAAGCAAACAAAATTAAAAGCAGATCCACGAAATATGAATTACGAGAAGGCATTCTTTATCGACGATATTTTCTGGGACCCCTACTGAGATGTCTATCGTTGAAGGAATGCATGGAGATATTAAAGGCAATACATTATGGGGATGCAGTGAATCATAGTGGTACAAAATCGCAAGCATACAAAGCAAAGGACATGGATACTTCTGGCCAAGGATGTACAAGGACGCAGGGGAGGTGA
- the LOC113312837 gene encoding uncharacterized protein LOC113312837 translates to MEKKTKVKHATNRPNKGKQQRQAEKKYKRKNDLDSPRSLRPRREGGQNLNAYHRRGSGSKAKAIHINDPPLQAEQPAQEESDSDTPTEEGGGDREVDEEERNDGQESEEGDEEESGDEDNGKESEDEGDGEESEDEGDREIGEVEEQFQGGEVQQQVQGGEVQQQVQGEDAQDGKKKEKGDHMPDPEKMFPRVPNDPVKGLPGDGGRDHKDFVHRMNPGTSGTMMKSCPLQAIESTIGEGEEVIDLIQSTGLLHAVENLDLGYDKPLCSAFAERYYGETNTFHLLFGEMTMTPNDAKFITGLSIDGKAVKHKEYVQELDWDNIYATKEVFQWDEEMTKLQMLVGKAKRRIFHLSKLRALFSGTKKLRAEGKEVTKERIFATANVYVLYVLGSVIFPDVSGALVNAKFIQLLQTFEKILKYSWGTAILAHSLNELRKASRAKRNQIGGSMAFLQACIYLHFPIFAARDFENKEWDGKCHGDMYIYKSKEKDQDVFI, encoded by the exons atggagaaaaaaacAAAAGTGAAGCATGCTACTAACAG GCCAAACAAGGGCAAGCAACAACgtcaagccgaaaagaaatataagaggaaAAATGATTTGGATTCTCCCCGGAGTTTGAGACCTCGTCGAGAGGGTGGTCAAAATTTAAATGCTTACCACCGAAGGGGCTCGGGGAGTAAAGCCAAAGCGATCcacatcaatgacccaccactTCAAGCGGAGCAACCAGCacaagaagaatctgattctgaTACACCTACTGAAGAAGGAGGCGGTGAtagagaagttgatgaagaagaaa GAAATGATGGACAAGAAAGTGAggaaggtgatgaagaagaaagtggggaTGAGGATAATGGAaaagaaagtgaggatgaaggtgatggagaagaaagtgaggACGAAGGTGATAGAGAGATAGGAGAAGTTGAAGAACAATTCCAAGGAGGAGAAGTTCAAcaacaagtccaaggaggagaaGTTCAACAACAAGTCCAAGGAGAAGACGCTCAAGATggtaagaagaaagagaaaggggACCACATGCCCGACCCAGAGAAGATGTTTCCTCGAGTCCCTAATGATCCTGTGAAAGGGTTACCCGGTGATGGAGGACGA gatcacaaggatTTCGTTCATCGTATGAATCCAGGAACGTCAGGGACTATGATGAAGAGCTGTCCACTACAAGCTATAGAATCAACCATCGGAGAAGGTGAGGAAGTAATCGATCTAATCCAATCTACGGGGTTGTTGCATGCGGTCGAGAATTTGGATCTTGGTTACGACAAacctctttgttccgcctttGCCGAGAGATATTACGGGGAAACGAATACTTTTCATCTTCTGTTTGGCGAAATGACGATGACCccaaatgatgcgaagttcattacTGGGCTAAGCATAGATGGTAAAGCCGTGAAACACAAAGAGTACGTGCAAGAGCTTGATTGGGACAATATTTACGCCACCAAGgaagtgttccaatgggatgaggagatGACCAAGTTACAAATGCTAGTAGGCAAAGCAAAGCGgaggatattccatctctcgaaATTGAGGGCACTCTTCAGTGGAACAAAGAAACTTCGTGCTGAGGGAAAAGAGGTGACCAAGGAACGTATCTTCGCCACAGCCAATGTGTATGTCCTCTACGTCCTGGGATCTGTTATCTTTCCCGACGTTTCTGGTGCCCTTGTGAACGCCAAATTTATTCAGCTGTTGCAAACATTTGAGAAGATCCTTAAGTACTCTTGGGGCACTGCCATCCTTGCTCACTCGTTgaacgagttgagaaaggcttcgagggcTAAGAGGAACCAAATCGGAGGGAGCATGGCTTTTCTGCAGGCGTGTATATATTTGCATTTCCCAATATTTGCTGCAAGGGATTTTGAGAATAAAGAATGGGACGGTAAGTGTCATGGAGACATGTACATCTACAAGAGTAAGGAAAAGGACCAAGATGTGTTTATTTGA